The following is a genomic window from Falco naumanni isolate bFalNau1 chromosome 10, bFalNau1.pat, whole genome shotgun sequence.
CAAGCTAGGCAGCAGGCAGCTATAAACAAGTCAATTACAGACTGATTCTCCTTGATCTGAGAGATACTGCCCCGTATCTTACAGCAGCTCTGTGTAAGGCAAAGGGCCAGGCGGATAGAGAATTATCTCAAAACCACACTGTAGAATGAAATTACCTTGATATAGTGTTGGCTCTCAACTAGTTTAACAACATGGTCTGATTCATCTGTTCAGCCAGTGTAGCACCAagacagtggaagaaaaatgtcatgctGAAAAATTGGTGCAACCAGCCTCACACATGAGAGAACATGAGCAGATTgtttcaaaaaagcaaacaaaaatcccttTCCAGTTTGCAGAGACAGTGTGCAGCTGTGTGAACCAGTACATGGATTTTGGAAAACCTGCTCTGTGCTACCCAGAAATCTGCTTCTCCAGCGTTCATGAGTAGATGATACAAATGATGTACCTTCCTGATTTGCACAGCAGATCCTCTCCCCATGAACAGGCTagtgctgtttctttttacaaCTGGAAGAAGGCGGTAGTTCTTGCTTCTTTTCACATTGTTGTTCTGTTTCTGGATTCCACTGCAAGGCCCCTGGTCAGCTCAAGCTCCTGCTTTGGTCCATTCAATCATTGTTCATGATTTCTCTGTGGAGTGGCCTGGTTCTGATTTGATACCAAAGGGAACGTGAGCCCTTGGAGCACTCAAAGCTGGGAGAGCCCAAAGGCATCGGTGTACATCTGTCTAGGTATACAGCGACTGTTATTTAACACCAGAGTCATTCAGCATGTCAGGCTCACTCAAGCCTTTCCGACTGTTGGGTTATTGCTTACTGAGAGCCTACGGTGTGGAAGGAGGATATTGCTTGATAAAGGAGTGAGCCATAATCACAGTGCTGATTTCTCACCTCAGCAAGAAGCAAAGGGGCAGTGGCAGAGTCAGACCAGCCCTGAATGCTTCAGACTGCCTGCACACGCAGGTACCCACGTGTACACCAGATGCACTTGTCCTTCCCTACAATCCATCTCTGCCACCGATAGCTGCGATGAGCCCTCCAGTGCAAGGGGAAAGTATTCCGCAGCAGGCAGGTATATGTCATCTCATCTGCTGAAACTTCTCCCCAGCAACGAGTTACACAAGCCCCAACGGATCCCCATCAATTCTGGGCATTATAAAGTCAATATGAAAAATCTTGCAGGTGGAGCTCATGCTGGCACCTCATTTTTAACTCCTCTGAACTGTCCTGGTCTTCTGGGCACCAAGGCTATGTGTTCTTTTTAATGGGGCTTTCATATACCTTGTTCCAGGAATGAAAACAGCTGCCAGTGCATGCAGCACCCCAGGGAAGACCCTTGCCTTTTTCCAGAGCACATGAACGGAGCGGagctctccagctgctctgtgtgcttgATATGAAGCTGTGCTATTTGCGAGGGACTGAAGCATGAACTGCCCTGCTAATGCTAGCAGGTGTGAGTAacaaaggagaaggaggaaaaggctgataatcaaagaaaatagcaaaaagaCAAATCTTCCTGAGCAGGCAGTGTGAGGAAGTATTAATGGTTAACTCACTCTCATtgtggagcaggaggaaaaaatgcaattgcAAAGAGAAAGTTTACCTTGCAAAGCAAATTTGTCATTTACTCTGCCagattatcattattatttgcTCTTCATTCTTTGAACAATAGAGAAGGCATGCAAATGACCCTCGACTACAGGCATAACCCTCTCCCTGCAACCTCCCTGCCTTCGTccttgcacacacaaaaaaagaggatgCTAAACACAGGCTTTGAAATTCGGGAGGATAATTGATTCTCTGACGTGTAGAAGCCCACAGGATTCCTGAGGGAGCCACAGGTATATAAGGAGGAGTTGcacctcccagcagccagaggaCAGCTGGGGGGAGATCCGAGAGTGTCCTCCCTGCTCAGCACACATCCCGGGTCCTGCCCAGGCACTGCACGGAGGGGACGAACCCAGCAGGGCTCAcaaaagcagctctggagaGGAAGAAGTTGTATTCACAACAGGGGAAGGAAACACCTGGGCAGGAGCCGATCGAGGAAACGCTTGTTTTCTAAGGGAACGGTAAGTGTAAGTTTCTGTATGTGCATTTAACAAGATAACGCCTACTTGGAAATTggaaacaattaaaatacactgaaatgcAATCAAAACTGGCATCAGTAATTAGCTTTGCCAGGTATGATATCCTTTGTACCatacaagatttttttgtacCAAGTATAGATGGAAACAATAATCAAACTACAGGATAAATGCAAACCAATAGAACTGTAATATAGATAAGCCTTGTAAAAACATGTTAGATGTTTACTAGCTGTAGcacagttttcctcttttactGTAACTGATGAGAGTTCCTTTCCCCTGGAAAACGAACGCTGTTTTACTCACCTGTCAATAAAACCGTGTTTCAGCCAAACCAAAGTGTGAGGAGAAATGCAACGGTAAGGCATTTAAaaggatttctgcttttctaatgTAGTATTTCATAGTACAAAAGTCTGAACTTTATAAAACAGCAGGCATGTTAAAAGCTTCGTTTCATCTACATAGTGGTATTTTTAAGACTGACCAGGTTAAGGTTTCAGAAACAGTAAGGGATAGTTACCCCGTCTCTCCAACATCATTTTCACAATGCTGCTGTTAGCATTGCATAGGATGGAATGAAGCTGTTATGCTTTATATCTGCAGGAATGGTGCTAAAAGCTCTTCATCTTAAggggtatttatttattttttttccacatgctgCCAGAATGGAAAGTAAGGTGTCCTTCATCTCAGGAGAATTTCAAAGGTGACAAGGTTTTGCAGAGCTGTCAAGCTGCCTGTATGCAGGGTGACACTTCAATTCACCCCAGCTTCTCCTCTGAAATAGCAGACACTTCTGGGAAGGGATGTAGGACTTTCTGTCTCCCTTTTTCCCTTGGAAATGAATTACCCAACAAGATGAGAAGTGAACTCCAGTTatggagaagacagagaagaCAAAGCAAGACAGGGGAAGAAAGGCaaagccagaaacaaaaaaaaatattgcaaagaaaCTAAgagtagagaaagaaaaataaatctcaaaggaacaaaaaatgaTTCCAGAGAAAACCCTAGCATTCAAAGAGAAACCAGATACAGAAAGAAAGTGGTAATCAGGGCTGTAtcctaggaagaaaaaagggaagcagaCAATGTTGGGCTAGGTTTTCATTTACATTGATACTTGAACTTCTCAGCTCACATAGCAGCTTTCCTGGTACTGATTAAATCTCCTGGTTGACACTTCCTATAGATGGTGATGCCACAGTCTCCTGGTACCCCCTGACAGATGCTTTAGATCATTTCCTCTATCTAGAAAGACCTGATTTCGGATTTGTCTTGGAGATATTTAGGGGAGAGGCACAAAACAGGCATGCTTTTTCAAGTTCAAatgaacaaggaaaaaagcaagcaggaaatTTGCTCTAAAACAAGAAGTCCTGGAAGTCTCCCAGTCacttttttgcttcttctgaGCATTCCTCCACTCTCTGGGGGGCCAGAGTGATTCTCTAAGAGACCAGATCTTGGGAGGTAGGAATGCCACACAAGAAGCTCTGCTGGAGCTAGGAGCAATAGTGCTGCTCCCAGGGGAACAGGTGGGGAAGCTGCTGGTCCCCCAGCTGGAAGCATGAGCAGCTGGAAACAGGGACAGGGCTGAGAATAAGTTTGTGATAAGAAATGTCATTTCTTAGTGCACCACCTTTTCCCTTGTCTGTCCATGCACTTCTGCCACTGCCACTAATTCTGTTAACTTCCACAGTATCAAGGCTGGACCCCCTTGAAGACCACCGGTCCTTAATTAGCCTTCCCCTCACTATCCTGATCTACAGTCAGGAGAGTGGGCAGCTCTGTCCCAGCAGTGAATCACAGCTCACTGCTGATGTTTTTCATCAGAAAGGGCCCCCTCCTACCATCACCGTCAGTAAAAGTCACTGCTTGGAAAGTTCGGTTAGGCAATTAGAAGCCCAACCAAACGCTTTCCATGTGAAAACTGCTCTTTTTGCAACAAAGTATTGTTATACGTTTGGAaggaaggggttttttttcctcttacgGAGATCAAACgtctttctgctcttctcttgTGTAAAATAAGACAGGGAACGGGGAAACTTggtattttaaagatttatatCCATATTCTTAAGGAATCTTTTTTTGAGCAAAAGATCAATTGCTCTCAATCAAAACTCAGGAAGAGCATTCACTGAAATACCCTCCTACTGTCCTTTGCTTCCAATGACAAAAGCATCGCATTCGGCTCTGGAGGGTGTGCGACCTCAGACGACTCTGTCCTGAATCATTCACAGCacttcagccagcagcaggacacgAAGCACCACAGCGGCTGTTGGAGGGCAGACACGCACGGCTCGAGCCTGTCTCGCCTCCCACCAAAGCCAGTGCTCAGAGCTGCGTAGGCGCTGACTGACGGGGGGGCTCCTCTCAACACAGCAGCAGTTCAGCTCTCCCAAAGGGATGTATTTTGGTCCATTCCCTCTTCTACCCAAGCATGACGACTGAAGGAATGGTCTGTGTTTCATATGACTAACCaagctcagcactgctgccttTGATAAATGGGTTTGCCAGGGTAACCTCTGGGCCGGTACTACCCCTCTCTCTGCTCAGGAATTTTATTTGGACTTTCCTATTTCTCCCTGAGCTCTGGATGCCCACAAGACATCCCAGTCAGTTTTTATGCATGCATCTGTGCTGTACAGCCATGTGAGCAAGTACACGTCCCCGGGACAGCGGAGGGCAGGAGAGGTCCCAGGGGCTGGTTGCAGATGGTCCCATGCAGGCAGCAAGGTGGCTTTTGGCAGCCCCTGCTaactgctgccctccagcacccaGGTGCTTTTACAGCCCATGCAGCAGTCCCTGGGGCTCACCCCAGCCTCAGAGCTCTCCTTcaaccacagcagcaggacaggtcAACAACAGGGTCCCACAGCGTGAAACCCTGCCAACCAGCCCTGCCTCCCAACCCAAGGGAGACAGCAGCTCCCTGAGGGGTCACACGCAGCCACTGCCTCCAGGAACCGCACACCCTGAGGAAGACTCTGCCACATCAAGATACCTCTGCACTGGGAAACACCATAACCACAAACATGGAGGCATGTTCCCAGTCCCTTGGTGCTGATAAGTGAGCAGGGGGACCAAGTACACAGAGGTGCCACCTGGGCTTTTCTcctggcctggagcacctcACTGCCGCTGACTCAGACTGCTCTGTGTTTCAGGTGACTCCAAAGGGTGGAAGATGCTGGATaaggctgccctgctcctgttCTTGCATTTAGTTTCATGCTCCATCTCCCCTCCTCTCTACCCAGCTCTCAGGTAAGCTGCTGAGTGTTTTATCCACGCTCTCGGTTCCTACCTCTTCTCTGACCTTGTGCAAAATAAGCACGTGCCGAATTAAGGTTGCCAGCACTTCTGAAAGCCAGATGAACCGTATGTGCATTGCTAAGCCTAGTTCTTTGCCCTGGCTTAATTTTTTGGGTACATTGCTAGCCTAGGAGTGGTTTCTGAAGGCAGGCACCTGACAGAATATTTCAGCCCAAACAGTTGGTTTTATAATTGAATGTTGGGTTCTATAAAGGGAAATATGACAATCTTCAGAGCAGgcagcacctccagctccaTCACTGATTTGTGCTGGCAGGCCACCTGCATTGAAGTCAGAACTGCAGATATTCTAGTACATGAACTCAACAGCTGCCTATTAATATTTCAAGCATTTCCTTGTCAACTGTTAGAAGTTGTAATATTACTTCATACCACTACAAATCGATGGAAATACAAAACTGAGCATTGGGTTCTATAATGTGGATTTGCAACGTCACATAGAAAATTCTTTAGCCCTGTGCCAAAGCCATGGCATAACGATACCAGAATTGCCGAGGATGCTTGAGGATGCTGGAAGCTCAGCAAGAGGCAAGTATGTTTGAGGCAGGACACTTTCCAGCTGGGGAGAGCGATGGACAACATTTGCATTACTGATGAGATGGAGATtacaaaaggagaaagaaaaagcaagcgAAGAGGGAGCAGTGGTCAAGAAGACTGATCCCCGACTGGCAATTGAGCACATCTTGTAGTATGCCCTGGGTTTGTCTTGCAGGTACAGTCCAGGGCTGGTTGCTGGCAAGCCTGTGAACTTCCAGCTACAGCACAGCAGCCCGCTGCAGAGCCATAACCCCTTGGCAGAGGAACAAGAGGAGGAGGGTTTGTTAACAGAACCCACTGAGAAAAGGTTTGTACCTCACCTCTCGGCCCCGCTGCAGCATGGGTACACTGGTTACAATCTTCCCCCATCCCAGGAGCAGACCAGCAGGTCACTTAGTCCCACCAGAACCACAAAGTCCAGGCTCCAGGAGGGGAACTCAGCTGAGCCCTGCAACCAGAGCAGAAGGCTGAGACCATGCCAGATCTCGTGGCTTGTGCTTCCCTTACCGTGGAGGGTACCCTTCTGGGAGCCTGGGTCTAACCACAGGCTAGAGACCTGCTGGAGGCTCCTGTCACCCTCCCGCAGACACAGCCCTCCCGGGAGGTGACAGtgctgctgcaaagcacagaaatgtcCCAGCGCCAGCGCTGCCCACTCCCATCCTGTggttctcctcctcccttccacTGGTTCTCTGACCTCATCTCTAGCTTGCAGGCACTTCTCCTTACTTGTTTTAGTGTGGGTAAACGGATtaacagacattttattttgcttgctgCTTCCACATCAAGACTGAACTCCCTCAAATCCTTTTTACCCTCCAACAACTAACAGTCCAATACCGAAAGGCATTTACTATAGTTATCTGCCCCTGATATCAGCAGTATCACATCCGAAACACCCATTGCTCACCTAGAAGGTTCATCACTAGCTCTGAGAGCACACCCTGTGCTTGTCTTTCATCCCCAGGATGCAGCGCCACGCTGATGCCATATTCACTGACAACTACCGGAAATTCCTGGGGCAGATTTCCGCCCGCAAATTCTTACAGACCATCATTGGCAAGCGGCTTGGGTAAGCCACGGCGTTTTGCTGTCCTAGGGCTAACATTTTCACACTGGGCAGTTTCTTCCATGCGTGCCGCAGAAATGGCTGCCTTCCACTGCAACAGAAGCAATCTCTCCTGCTGTCCCACATCCCAAAGGGCACCCTGCATCCCTGTCTCAGATCCCCCTAATCACAACTATCGTTAAGCAGCCTAAATTAATCCTTTCCTCTAAGGCTGTAAGTATCAGATCAGCTGAGAGCTCAGCATAATATCAACAAGCaataatatttgcaaataatagTTGCGATGATCATTCAGTGGTAGGGAACAGTTATCCCTGGTCTAGtttgaacacagaaaacagcctCTCCACTAACACTTGGGTAGCTTTGGCTAGATAGATCAGTGACTGCCACTGAGACCAACTAGTCAGATGTGAGCCAGCTCCAATCCCTCTTCtaacacagcagaaatacagctgaTCAGTTTCTTACTGAAACCGAGTAGAATGGCCCTAGGCTTAGACCCAGCAGGTTCTcttgcagtgctgctcagcctgaGCCATGCTTTGAGTGAGAGGCTAAAAAGCATCTCTGAAACAAAGATGTTTCTCATCTTTGCATAACAGGAGCGGTGAGAACAGCCCAGCAGAAGGGGTGCATGAATTTCTGACAAGGCGCCAGTCTGACAGCATCCTGATGGACAGCCGCTACCACCAACAGACGGTACTAAGGGACTTCCTGGGAGCCATTCTGCAGAATCAAAGGTAGGTGGGAATCAGTTAATTATCTGCTCACCACAGGAATAAGACAAGGTCCTTATTGCTGTCTGGCTTCCAGATGTGAAGCTACTGGATCAAGTATCATCTTTCAGGTATACTCAGGGAAAGAATAAAGCTCCTAGCTGAACCCAGCCCTTCCCTAACATGGGCAAGTGGGGTGCAAATAAGGAACAGCCTGTCCTGA
Proteins encoded in this region:
- the GHRH gene encoding somatoliberin, whose amino-acid sequence is MLDKAALLLFLHLVSCSISPPLYPALRYSPGLVAGKPVNFQLQHSSPLQSHNPLAEEQEEEGLLTEPTEKRMQRHADAIFTDNYRKFLGQISARKFLQTIIGKRLGSGENSPAEGVHEFLTRRQSDSILMDSRYHQQTVLRDFLGAILQNQRPQDITSSRLKGLPGTLAKLM